Proteins found in one Thermoanaerobaculia bacterium genomic segment:
- a CDS encoding FAD:protein FMN transferase, protein MSEPAATRARGRLARGALLLVVALVVVQLVRAVRASRFTTFSGEAMATTWQVTLPEGGDREAAAAADACFALFRRLDLELSEWKEGSPLSAVNRAAGLRPVQVPQELFALVERSLEIAEATEGAFDPSWAALWGLWDFRAEVPSVPSAEAIADRLARVDYRRVVLDSAARTIFLPAAGMKLGLGAIAKGYALERAAALLGERGFEDFLLVSGGQVYARGTRGGRPWQVGVRDPRGARDEVFATLPLAGSSLSTSADNESFFVVDDVRYHHILDPKTGWPSRGLRSATVLHPDPTLADALSTAVLVLGQERGLAVAARLGAGALLVDDRGELTMTPDIRSRLSLLHPPRSVE, encoded by the coding sequence ATGAGTGAGCCGGCGGCGACCCGGGCGCGGGGCCGGCTGGCGCGCGGCGCCCTGCTTTTGGTCGTCGCGCTGGTCGTCGTCCAACTCGTGCGCGCCGTGCGCGCCTCCCGGTTCACCACCTTCTCTGGCGAGGCGATGGCCACGACCTGGCAGGTGACGCTCCCCGAAGGCGGCGATCGGGAAGCCGCGGCCGCCGCCGATGCCTGCTTCGCGCTCTTTCGTCGCCTCGATCTCGAGCTCTCCGAGTGGAAAGAGGGATCGCCGCTCTCGGCGGTGAATCGTGCCGCGGGGCTGCGCCCGGTGCAGGTTCCACAAGAGCTCTTCGCGCTCGTCGAGCGGTCGCTCGAGATCGCGGAAGCGACCGAGGGCGCGTTCGACCCCTCCTGGGCGGCGCTCTGGGGCCTGTGGGACTTTCGCGCCGAAGTGCCGTCCGTACCGTCAGCCGAAGCGATCGCGGATCGCCTCGCCCGGGTCGACTACCGCAGGGTGGTGCTGGACTCCGCCGCCCGGACGATCTTCCTTCCGGCCGCCGGAATGAAGCTCGGGCTCGGCGCTATCGCCAAGGGTTACGCTCTCGAACGCGCCGCAGCGCTCCTCGGCGAGCGCGGCTTCGAGGACTTCCTGCTGGTCTCCGGCGGGCAGGTCTACGCGCGCGGCACCCGCGGAGGGAGGCCCTGGCAGGTGGGCGTGCGCGACCCGCGCGGGGCGCGGGACGAGGTCTTCGCCACCCTGCCGCTCGCGGGAAGCTCGCTCTCGACCTCGGCCGACAACGAGAGCTTCTTCGTCGTCGACGACGTGCGCTACCACCACATTCTCGATCCGAAGACCGGTTGGCCCTCCAGAGGACTGCGCAGCGCGACGGTCCTGCACCCCGACCCGACCCTGGCCGACGCGCTCTCGACCGCGGTCCTGGTGCTGGGGCAGGAGCGCGGGTTGGCGGTCGCTGCGAGGCTCGGCGCCGGAGCGCTGCTGGTCGACGATCGCGGCGAGCTCACCATGACGCCGGACATTCGATCGCGTCTTTCCCTGCTGCACCCGCCGCGATCCGTGGAGTGA
- the rsxE gene encoding electron transport complex subunit RsxE, giving the protein MSAEKARYVPELTKGFFRENPIFVQVLGMCPALAVTNSALNGVVMGAASTFVLVMSSLMISALRRAIPSQVRISTYVVVIATFVTVADFTLQALMPAAHHEMAAFISLIVVNCVILGRAEAFASKNPVLLSIADALGMGIGFAFALVTIGSVREVLGSGTLFGSPVLGPGFEPWVVMVLPPGGFLVLGVLLLGLAKIAEIRDRAAARRSPAAGEEPR; this is encoded by the coding sequence ATGAGTGCCGAGAAGGCGCGCTACGTGCCCGAGCTCACCAAGGGGTTCTTTCGCGAGAACCCGATTTTCGTGCAAGTGCTCGGCATGTGCCCGGCGCTCGCGGTCACCAACTCCGCCCTGAACGGCGTCGTGATGGGCGCCGCGTCGACGTTCGTGCTGGTGATGTCCTCCCTCATGATCTCGGCGCTGCGCAGGGCGATTCCGAGTCAGGTGCGCATCTCCACCTACGTCGTGGTGATCGCGACCTTCGTGACCGTGGCCGATTTCACCCTGCAGGCGCTCATGCCGGCGGCGCATCACGAGATGGCCGCTTTCATCTCGCTCATCGTGGTCAACTGCGTCATTCTGGGGCGTGCCGAAGCGTTCGCGTCGAAGAACCCGGTGTTGCTCTCGATCGCCGACGCGCTCGGCATGGGGATCGGTTTCGCCTTCGCCCTGGTGACCATCGGTTCGGTGCGCGAAGTGCTGGGCAGCGGAACCCTCTTCGGATCTCCGGTCCTCGGACCGGGATTCGAGCCCTGGGTGGTGATGGTCCTGCCGCCGGGCGGCTTCCTGGTGCTGGGCGTCCTGCTGCTCGGTCTCGCCAAGATCGCCGAGATCCGCGACCGCGCCGCCGCTCGACGGTCGCCCGCGGCCGGGGAGGAACCGCGATGA
- a CDS encoding DmsE family decaheme c-type cytochrome has translation MRANRTVFMLLALAVTATVAGAQTGEVAAATYVGSETCLECHDTVGATMGAHGTPAFAKLSDHGCESCHGAGSIHAEDPDVVANRPTMKGKSAAEKSATCQGCHDGRAQFFWSGSTHETRNVSCTDCHSVHSPKSEKAQLVESTMLEQCFSCHKNVRADLWKNSHHPIREGKISCSDCHNPHGTQTAKMVLGESVNELCYTCHTEKRGPFIWEHAPVRESCLNCHTPHGSNHIKLQKTSVPYICQQCHSNTRHPGTIYDNTKLPTDDNPTTGSNRIFNRACLDCHAAIHGSNHPSSPYLGY, from the coding sequence ATGCGAGCGAACCGAACAGTCTTCATGCTGCTGGCGTTGGCGGTCACCGCGACGGTCGCGGGCGCCCAGACCGGCGAGGTGGCCGCGGCCACGTACGTGGGCTCCGAGACCTGCCTCGAATGCCACGACACCGTCGGAGCAACGATGGGGGCGCACGGCACGCCGGCCTTCGCCAAGCTGAGCGACCACGGCTGCGAGTCCTGCCACGGCGCGGGCTCGATCCATGCCGAAGACCCGGATGTCGTCGCGAACCGGCCGACGATGAAGGGCAAGAGCGCCGCCGAGAAGTCGGCGACCTGCCAGGGCTGCCACGACGGCCGCGCGCAGTTCTTCTGGTCGGGCAGCACGCACGAGACGCGGAACGTCTCCTGCACCGACTGCCACTCCGTGCACTCTCCGAAGTCGGAGAAGGCCCAGCTCGTGGAGTCGACGATGCTGGAGCAGTGCTTCTCCTGCCACAAGAACGTCCGCGCCGACCTGTGGAAGAACTCGCACCACCCGATCCGCGAGGGCAAGATCTCCTGCAGCGATTGCCACAATCCGCACGGCACCCAGACCGCCAAGATGGTCCTCGGCGAGTCGGTGAACGAGCTCTGCTACACCTGCCACACCGAGAAGCGCGGACCGTTCATCTGGGAGCACGCGCCGGTGCGTGAGAGCTGCCTGAACTGCCACACCCCGCACGGCTCGAACCACATCAAGCTGCAGAAGACCTCGGTGCCGTACATCTGCCAGCAGTGTCACTCGAACACCCGGCACCCCGGCACGATCTACGACAACACCAAGCTGCCGACGGACGACAATCCGACCACCGGCAGCAACCGAATCTTCAATCGGGCCTGCCTCGATTGCCATGCGGCGATCCACGGCAGCAACCATCCTTCGAGTCCGTACCTCGGGTACTAG
- a CDS encoding electron transport complex subunit RsxA — translation MSTKLLTIFFSALLINNFTLSYFLGLCPFFGVSGRLQTAFRLGIANTFVLIITSFATWALNTYVLVHAPYLSLIAYILVIASTVQFVEMVIKKTLPALFRALGIYLPLITTNCAILGLALFQTSRGYGLIEGLVFAVASGLGLMLALVLMAGLREEAELSSVPRLLRGTAMSFLIAGILSLAFMGFAGLFGGS, via the coding sequence ATGAGCACGAAGCTCCTCACGATCTTTTTCAGCGCGCTGCTGATCAACAACTTCACGCTGAGCTACTTCCTCGGGCTCTGTCCGTTCTTCGGCGTCTCCGGGCGCCTGCAGACCGCCTTCCGGCTCGGCATCGCCAATACCTTCGTTTTGATCATCACCTCTTTCGCCACCTGGGCGCTCAACACCTATGTCCTGGTGCACGCCCCCTACCTCTCGCTGATCGCCTACATCCTGGTCATCGCCTCGACGGTGCAGTTCGTCGAGATGGTCATCAAGAAGACCCTGCCGGCCCTCTTCCGCGCGCTCGGCATCTATCTGCCGCTGATCACCACCAACTGCGCGATCCTGGGCTTGGCGCTCTTCCAGACCAGCCGCGGCTACGGTCTGATCGAGGGGCTGGTGTTTGCCGTCGCTTCCGGCCTGGGTCTGATGCTGGCGCTCGTCCTGATGGCCGGTCTGCGCGAGGAGGCCGAGCTCTCGAGCGTGCCCCGGCTGCTGCGAGGCACAGCCATGAGCTTTCTCATCGCCGGCATTCTCTCGCTCGCCTTCATGGGTTTCGCGGGGCTGTTCGGAGGGTCGTGA